A stretch of Gemmatimonadota bacterium DNA encodes these proteins:
- a CDS encoding SHOCT domain-containing protein produces the protein MMGAGWLMMLLMVLFWAVVIGAIVFLLWLLYRVAEGRGWLERQPGRSRAEEILKERYARGEIDQATYQRMRDELH, from the coding sequence ATGATGGGAGCGGGATGGCTCATGATGCTGCTCATGGTGCTGTTCTGGGCGGTCGTCATCGGCGCGATCGTGTTCCTGCTCTGGCTGCTCTATCGCGTGGCCGAGGGCCGCGGCTGGCTCGAGCGACAGCCGGGCAGGAGCCGCGCCGAGGAGATCCTCAAGGAGCGCTATGCCCGCGGCGAGATCGACCAGGCCACCTACCAGCGCATGCGCGACGAGCTGCACTAG